The following are encoded together in the Streptomyces tsukubensis genome:
- a CDS encoding DeoR/GlpR family DNA-binding transcription regulator: MLRTERHARILEHVAARGAADVNELCALLDVSGATVRRDLHHLHGLNLLRRTHGGAVLGSVGLEVPVQHRTERRRAEKRAIATAAADLVPDNAVVGMTGGTTVTEIARVLAERGPVTIVTNAVNIAAELIPHKDVTLVVIGGNARTASYELVGPMAEKTLADYHTDMTFLGVDGVSAEHGCTTHDQLEAATDRAFAASGSRTVVVADHSKIGKVTFAKICPLSDIHHLVTDDAAPEQQLERIVSAGVPVTTA, encoded by the coding sequence ATGCTGAGAACTGAGCGTCATGCGCGCATACTTGAGCATGTCGCCGCCAGAGGTGCGGCCGATGTCAATGAGCTGTGTGCGCTGTTGGACGTCTCGGGAGCCACCGTACGGCGCGATTTGCACCATCTGCACGGCCTGAACCTGCTGCGCCGTACCCACGGTGGCGCCGTACTCGGCAGCGTCGGCCTGGAGGTCCCCGTGCAGCACCGTACGGAGCGTCGGCGGGCGGAGAAGCGGGCCATCGCCACGGCCGCCGCCGATCTGGTGCCCGACAACGCGGTGGTGGGCATGACGGGCGGGACCACCGTCACCGAGATCGCGCGCGTCCTCGCGGAGCGCGGCCCTGTGACGATCGTGACCAACGCGGTGAACATCGCGGCGGAACTCATCCCGCACAAGGACGTGACCCTCGTCGTCATCGGCGGGAACGCCCGTACCGCCAGTTACGAACTGGTCGGCCCCATGGCGGAGAAGACCCTCGCCGACTACCACACGGACATGACGTTCCTCGGGGTGGACGGCGTCAGCGCCGAGCACGGCTGCACCACCCACGACCAGCTCGAAGCGGCGACGGACCGGGCGTTCGCCGCGAGCGGCTCCAGGACCGTGGTCGTGGCGGACCACTCGAAGATCGGGAAGGTCACCTTCGCCAAGATCTGCCCCTTGAGCGACATCCACCACCTGGTCACGGATGACGCGGCCCCCGAGCAGCAGCTCGAACGCATCGTCTCGGCGGGGGTGCCGGTGACCACGGCCTGA
- a CDS encoding MFS transporter codes for MSVPQSTSRTSGVVATLAFAGTTAAIMQTLVTPLIAELPQMLHTTPSDATWVITVTLLVAAVCVPVVGRLGDLVGKRRMLLACSVPLIIGSVVCALSSSVVPMIVGRGLQGMGMGMVPLGIALLRDVVPTEKLSSSIALVSASMGIGGGLGLPIAAAVAQYANWRVLFWGSAALTAVIAALIWFLIPDVPASAKGQRFDAPGALGLGAGLVCLLLAISKGAEWGWGSGTTLALFAAAVVLLGGWGVWELRTVDPLVDLRTTARPRVLLTNVASVFVGFAMYASMLVMPQLLQFPEATGYGLGQSILASGLWMAPGGVMMMIISPLGGKLTNACGPKITLISGVVVIAVGYGLSLALMGSAWGIMLAIMVINGGVGLAYGSMPALIMSSVPLSETAAANSFNTLMRSLGTSVGAAVIGLVLSQMTVDVAGHSITSESGFRTGLLIGCGVAVVSAAIAAVIPAVRSITGDSTRDRMNPEPEKSSAGA; via the coding sequence ATGTCCGTCCCGCAGTCCACCTCGCGCACGAGCGGTGTGGTCGCCACGTTGGCATTCGCCGGCACCACAGCCGCGATCATGCAGACGCTGGTCACCCCGCTCATCGCCGAGCTGCCCCAGATGCTGCACACCACTCCCTCGGACGCCACCTGGGTGATCACCGTCACCCTGCTGGTCGCGGCGGTGTGCGTACCTGTCGTCGGCCGCCTGGGCGACCTGGTGGGCAAGCGCCGCATGCTCCTGGCCTGCTCGGTGCCGCTCATCATCGGCTCAGTGGTGTGCGCCCTCTCGTCGTCCGTCGTTCCGATGATCGTCGGGCGAGGGTTGCAGGGGATGGGCATGGGCATGGTGCCGCTCGGTATCGCGCTGCTGCGTGATGTGGTCCCAACGGAGAAGCTCAGTTCGTCCATCGCCCTGGTCAGCGCGTCCATGGGGATCGGCGGCGGCCTCGGTCTGCCCATCGCGGCGGCTGTGGCCCAGTACGCGAACTGGCGGGTCCTGTTCTGGGGCTCCGCCGCACTGACCGCGGTGATCGCGGCACTTATCTGGTTCCTCATCCCTGATGTACCGGCCAGCGCCAAGGGGCAGCGCTTCGACGCTCCCGGAGCGCTCGGCCTCGGCGCCGGTCTTGTCTGCCTGTTGCTGGCGATCTCCAAGGGCGCAGAGTGGGGCTGGGGTTCGGGGACGACGCTCGCCCTGTTCGCGGCGGCGGTGGTGCTCCTTGGCGGCTGGGGCGTGTGGGAGCTGCGTACCGTCGACCCCTTGGTCGACCTGCGTACCACCGCCCGCCCCCGGGTCCTGCTCACCAACGTCGCCTCGGTCTTCGTCGGCTTCGCGATGTACGCCAGCATGCTGGTGATGCCGCAGCTTCTACAGTTCCCCGAGGCCACCGGCTACGGCCTGGGGCAGTCGATCCTGGCCTCCGGCCTCTGGATGGCGCCCGGTGGCGTGATGATGATGATCATCTCCCCGCTCGGCGGGAAGCTGACCAACGCGTGCGGCCCGAAGATCACCCTGATCAGCGGAGTCGTCGTCATCGCCGTCGGTTACGGCCTCTCCCTGGCGCTGATGGGGTCGGCGTGGGGCATCATGCTCGCCATCATGGTGATCAACGGTGGAGTGGGGCTCGCCTACGGTTCCATGCCGGCGCTCATCATGAGCTCCGTACCGCTCTCGGAGACCGCCGCCGCGAACAGCTTCAACACGCTCATGCGCTCGCTCGGCACCTCGGTCGGCGCCGCCGTGATCGGCCTGGTGCTCTCGCAGATGACGGTCGACGTCGCGGGCCACAGCATCACGTCGGAGAGCGGCTTCCGTACCGGACTGCTGATCGGCTGTGGGGTGGCCGTGGTCTCCGCGGCGATCGCCGCGGTCATCCCGGCGGTCCGCAGCATCACGGGCGACTCGACGCGGGACCGGATGAACCCCGAGCCGGAGAAGTCGTCGGCCGGGGCGTGA
- a CDS encoding MarR family winged helix-turn-helix transcriptional regulator has protein sequence MDGATHEVEYEQMLLSRHTFLNQRGGRRKDGELERSAYILLSRIRVQGPMSIGELSDAFGLDASTLNRQTAATLRAGLVERIPDPDGGMARKFRITDAGVRVLDREREGIVESLDRVMADWPEEDIAAFAAYLRRFNNDIERLDVRPWPRR, from the coding sequence ATGGACGGGGCGACGCACGAGGTCGAGTACGAGCAGATGCTGCTCAGTCGTCATACGTTCCTGAACCAGAGAGGCGGGCGACGCAAGGACGGGGAGCTGGAGCGCAGCGCCTACATCCTGCTCAGCCGCATCCGCGTACAGGGGCCGATGTCCATCGGCGAACTGAGCGACGCCTTCGGCCTCGACGCCTCCACCTTGAACCGGCAGACGGCCGCGACGCTGCGCGCGGGCCTCGTGGAGCGGATCCCGGACCCGGACGGCGGTATGGCACGCAAGTTCCGCATCACGGACGCGGGCGTGCGTGTGCTCGACAGGGAGCGCGAGGGGATCGTCGAGTCCCTGGACCGTGTCATGGCCGACTGGCCCGAGGAGGACATCGCGGCCTTCGCCGCCTACCTGCGGCGCTTCAACAACGACATCGAACGACTCGATGTCAGGCCGTGGCCGCGGCGGTGA
- a CDS encoding TetR/AcrR family transcriptional regulator: MATEAKTTTPRERYRAQVRAEVKEHAWDQIATQGASALSLNAIAKQMGMSGPALYRYFASRDELITELIRDAYRSLADTLRAAAAEGADPAGLAHAWRGWALQAPQRYFLIYGTPVPGYHAPEDITGTASDIMTTLLEVLTASATDSPTTPFSTHLETHRDWADGHPAPPALLHRALTFWTRLHGALSLELAGHFTGMRFDPALLFEAELHDLSAHRS, from the coding sequence ATGGCGACAGAGGCGAAGACGACGACCCCGCGCGAGCGCTATCGGGCCCAAGTGCGTGCGGAGGTCAAGGAACACGCGTGGGACCAGATCGCCACGCAAGGGGCGTCCGCGCTCTCCCTCAACGCGATCGCCAAGCAGATGGGTATGAGCGGACCCGCGCTCTACCGCTACTTCGCCAGCCGCGACGAGCTGATCACCGAACTCATCCGGGACGCGTACCGGAGTCTCGCGGACACCTTGCGCGCGGCCGCCGCAGAAGGTGCCGACCCCGCCGGGCTGGCCCACGCATGGCGCGGTTGGGCCCTTCAGGCACCTCAGCGGTACTTCCTCATCTACGGCACTCCCGTCCCCGGGTATCACGCGCCGGAGGACATCACCGGCACGGCATCCGACATCATGACGACGCTGCTTGAGGTCCTCACCGCGTCCGCGACGGACAGCCCCACCACTCCGTTCAGCACCCACCTGGAGACCCACAGGGACTGGGCCGACGGCCACCCCGCCCCGCCCGCCCTCCTGCACCGGGCCCTGACGTTCTGGACGCGGCTGCACGGCGCCCTGTCCCTGGAGCTCGCCGGCCACTTCACCGGAATGAGATTCGACCCGGCCCTGCTCTTCGAAGCCGAGCTGCACGACCTGTCAGCACACCGAAGTTGA
- a CDS encoding SRPBCC family protein codes for MSGIRGNHIRAALFTVPLVVAGVLASAVLPAEAAPRYGKSLTCRKEGVDPEARVRAKGETVIHASLSTVWKVQTDVERWPSWQAAVKTSERVDHGPLRQGSAFRWTTPVPPNPATPATSLDITSTVKQLKRGSCIRWTGPAIGEGLRIDGVHVWNFTKVKGGVLVRTEETHRGEQVDADVPAATKILSDGLQAWLSELKTAAEARGGHRPH; via the coding sequence ATGTCCGGAATTCGCGGCAACCACATCCGCGCCGCCCTGTTCACCGTCCCGCTCGTCGTGGCGGGGGTCCTCGCCTCCGCCGTCCTGCCCGCCGAAGCCGCCCCGCGGTACGGCAAGTCACTCACCTGCCGCAAGGAGGGCGTCGATCCCGAGGCGCGCGTCCGCGCCAAGGGCGAGACCGTGATCCACGCGTCGTTGAGCACCGTGTGGAAGGTGCAGACCGATGTGGAGCGCTGGCCGTCCTGGCAGGCGGCGGTCAAGACCTCGGAACGCGTCGATCACGGTCCCCTCCGGCAGGGCTCCGCGTTCCGATGGACGACCCCGGTGCCACCCAACCCCGCGACTCCCGCCACCAGTCTGGACATCACCTCGACCGTCAAGCAGCTCAAGCGCGGCTCCTGCATCCGCTGGACGGGCCCCGCGATCGGTGAAGGACTGCGCATCGACGGCGTCCACGTGTGGAACTTCACCAAGGTCAAGGGCGGGGTCCTCGTACGTACCGAGGAGACGCACAGGGGAGAACAGGTCGACGCGGACGTCCCCGCCGCCACCAAGATCCTCAGCGATGGCCTCCAGGCATGGCTGAGTGAGCTGAAGACCGCGGCGGAGGCCCGCGGCGGCCACCGGCCGCACTGA
- a CDS encoding threonine/serine dehydratase, translating to MHHLTYGDIKQAADRVAGHVRPVALAPLDPGWIGTARRDPVDERAPQPRAVWLALEYMQHTGSFKARGAQNFLQAHRDAGTLPAAGVTIASGGNAGLACAWAARSVGATATVFLPETAPAVKADRLRGLGAEVRLVGTEYAEALAACEEFTATTGALASHAYDHPLIAAGAGTLLDEIRRQIPALDTVVVAVGGGGLFSGVAAAARHHGVRVVAVEPDNCRALNAAVEAGHPVDVTVDSVAADSLGARRASAMALHAAQQEGVDSVLVPDAEIVRARQSLWDDRRVAVEHAAATALAALTAPAHHTPGQGLTAGPAGPSRGYRPGDGETVAVVLCGANTDPSTLIHRSTED from the coding sequence GTGCACCACCTCACCTACGGCGACATCAAGCAGGCCGCGGACCGTGTCGCAGGACACGTCAGGCCCGTCGCCCTCGCACCCCTCGACCCCGGATGGATCGGCACCGCCCGTCGCGACCCGGTGGACGAGCGCGCCCCGCAGCCCCGCGCGGTCTGGCTCGCGCTCGAATACATGCAGCACACCGGCAGCTTCAAGGCCCGCGGCGCCCAGAACTTCCTCCAGGCCCACCGCGACGCCGGCACCCTCCCCGCCGCCGGGGTGACCATCGCCTCGGGCGGCAACGCGGGGCTCGCGTGCGCGTGGGCCGCCCGTTCGGTAGGGGCCACCGCGACCGTCTTCCTGCCGGAAACCGCCCCGGCGGTGAAGGCCGACAGGCTCCGCGGCCTCGGCGCCGAGGTACGGCTCGTCGGCACGGAGTACGCCGAGGCCCTGGCCGCATGCGAGGAGTTCACCGCCACCACCGGCGCACTCGCCTCCCACGCCTACGACCACCCGCTGATCGCCGCAGGGGCCGGCACCCTGCTGGATGAGATCCGCCGGCAGATCCCCGCCCTGGACACCGTGGTCGTGGCCGTCGGCGGTGGCGGCCTGTTCTCCGGCGTGGCCGCCGCCGCCCGCCACCACGGTGTGCGCGTCGTCGCGGTCGAACCCGACAACTGCCGGGCCCTGAACGCCGCCGTCGAGGCGGGCCACCCCGTCGATGTCACCGTCGACTCGGTCGCCGCCGACTCCCTCGGCGCGCGACGCGCCTCCGCGATGGCCCTGCACGCCGCCCAGCAGGAGGGCGTGGACTCCGTCCTCGTCCCCGACGCCGAGATCGTCCGCGCCCGCCAATCACTGTGGGACGACCGCCGGGTCGCCGTCGAACACGCGGCGGCCACAGCACTGGCCGCTCTGACCGCCCCCGCACACCACACGCCGGGCCAGGGACTCACGGCCGGGCCCGCCGGGCCGAGCCGCGGCTACCGGCCCGGCGACGGCGAGACGGTCGCCGTCGTACTGTGCGGAGCCAACACCGACCCCAGCACCCTGATCCACCGGAGCACCGAGGACTGA
- a CDS encoding phosphotransferase yields MTPRPLDVDTVAPYLLSRGLIDEEDVFAGNVCVESVAGRNRSFKVSVSNGRGVFVKQADPATAGSSGTVGAEGAFYRRVREERSELLSSIPALLLHDERASLLAVELLPDHTTLAAHCRSGEPGFPVRTWQELGALLGHLHRTEATRGRGTVASGPGTPPWVTRLHRPAPSMLSTLSQGGLAVLGIVQASPVLVGGLRLLADEWHPDTGVHGDVRGSNVLVRETSCDEEPAWDIRLVDWESQQFGDSLWDVACALETLVRYWALSLQVAAHDPRRTAISSSELRAAGAAFWEGHIRSQGSGYSTPDATRLAAYCAARLTQSAFQAAADRDELPRTAVLYLQISENILAAPGEAAAELLALT; encoded by the coding sequence ATGACGCCTCGGCCGCTCGACGTCGACACGGTGGCCCCCTACCTTCTGTCCAGGGGGCTCATCGACGAAGAGGACGTATTCGCCGGGAATGTCTGCGTGGAATCCGTGGCAGGGAGAAATCGCAGCTTCAAGGTGTCCGTGTCGAACGGCCGGGGCGTGTTCGTCAAACAGGCGGATCCGGCGACCGCCGGCAGCAGCGGGACCGTGGGCGCGGAAGGCGCGTTCTACCGCCGCGTACGCGAAGAGCGATCGGAGCTGCTCTCCTCCATACCCGCGCTGTTGCTCCACGACGAGAGGGCGTCGCTGCTCGCCGTGGAACTGCTCCCCGACCACACCACTCTCGCCGCGCATTGCCGCTCGGGTGAGCCCGGGTTCCCCGTCCGCACCTGGCAGGAGCTGGGCGCTCTCCTGGGACACCTGCACCGTACAGAAGCCACCCGGGGGCGCGGGACAGTCGCGAGCGGACCGGGGACACCACCGTGGGTCACGCGGTTGCACCGCCCGGCCCCGAGCATGCTGTCCACGCTCAGTCAGGGCGGCCTCGCCGTGCTGGGGATCGTCCAGGCCTCCCCGGTACTCGTCGGAGGCCTGCGCCTGCTCGCGGACGAGTGGCATCCCGACACCGGCGTTCACGGGGACGTCCGGGGGAGCAATGTCCTCGTCAGGGAGACTTCGTGCGACGAGGAGCCGGCCTGGGACATACGCCTGGTGGACTGGGAGTCGCAACAGTTCGGCGACTCGCTCTGGGATGTGGCGTGCGCCCTGGAGACCCTGGTGCGTTACTGGGCCCTGAGCCTGCAGGTGGCGGCGCACGATCCTCGGCGTACGGCGATCTCGTCGTCGGAACTCCGGGCGGCGGGCGCCGCGTTCTGGGAGGGCCACATCAGAAGCCAGGGTTCCGGGTACTCCACGCCCGACGCGACCCGACTCGCCGCCTACTGCGCGGCCCGCCTCACGCAGTCCGCGTTCCAAGCGGCCGCCGACCGGGACGAGTTGCCGCGTACCGCAGTGCTGTACCTGCAAATCAGCGAGAACATCCTCGCGGCTCCCGGCGAAGCGGCCGCCGAACTCCTCGCGTTGACCTGA
- a CDS encoding lanthionine synthetase LanC family protein codes for MIQVRGPDSFVIAGRELSGSDAPSTGWQSEPESRTGVEESAHAEPEGTAVATLSRLVYRYCYLASASASASASASASASASASASASASASTSASALASVASASGGDTSSPRDFLAALTRANSGRGTWEGGWILTSAAPDADGMLTLTRRGVEFRVHPQDVRQAEADRAETGARHVRVPHEYRNLIPGFHMVLGDAPWDNRGERTAGPTRFYWNIESRGAAPLVAAVSRHLNAAEVPYRAKVLNNPSAYNRPDAGVLYVPAEHLARAEPIIHEIHREMAGHLQAGVPPFTRRLAPGLGTAQDPGNGRSFGQHCSSLVARGVWSAHEEGTDDRAARLRSVAAEFRLDGRDPETPHTRTGSPDIRPLPERRARRSVRPGPPEPDTLLAAAGRIGRDLCARAIWDSAKRRCTWTGRPRTPGGRAGSAPQRSATLDPYLYGGLSGVALFLAELAELAELAELSESLGRIGGDDLRRTAHAALTCAIQQAERTTGTSEKLELGFHYGAAGLAFAAWRLQARHGYDVDLHRVHAVMEHAVTGREPSDPDDFLSGRASAVTTMLFLERQPGWDRYGMWARALGEELRASTERTFTRPWPTEPPPLTGLSHGAAGIGAALLELYAYSRDDAFLHAGRKAFAYEDALYDPAERNWPDLRSPQNPDADHDAGFAVTWCHGAPGIALARLRASQLDVEHRDVHERWARVALATTRATLRQITRPEQVDPGACHGVSGLIETLWIGGHALDDPASRTAASEAGHRLADIGTGHDAGVDVGGVGVGTGHDVGVHAGVDTGRDVAAPGAPSHPTFPLSRTATPSLMVGDAGVGYQFLRLARPRSVPSLLTPHRG; via the coding sequence ATGATCCAGGTTCGCGGGCCGGACTCCTTCGTGATCGCTGGACGCGAACTCAGCGGCTCCGACGCGCCGAGCACCGGCTGGCAGAGCGAGCCGGAGTCCCGTACCGGCGTGGAGGAGTCCGCGCACGCCGAGCCGGAAGGAACGGCGGTGGCGACGCTGTCACGTCTGGTCTACCGGTACTGCTATCTCGCCTCCGCCTCCGCCTCCGCCTCCGCCTCCGCCTCCGCCTCCGCCTCCGCCTCCGCCTCCGCCTCCGCCTCCGCCTCCGCGTCCACGTCCGCTTCCGCCCTCGCCTCCGTGGCCTCCGCCTCCGGTGGCGACACGTCCTCCCCACGTGACTTCCTGGCCGCGTTGACCAGGGCGAACTCCGGTCGAGGTACCTGGGAGGGCGGCTGGATCCTCACGTCGGCGGCCCCGGACGCCGACGGGATGCTCACCCTCACACGACGAGGTGTGGAGTTCCGCGTCCACCCTCAGGACGTGCGACAGGCGGAGGCCGATCGCGCGGAGACCGGAGCGCGCCACGTTCGCGTGCCGCACGAGTACCGCAACCTCATACCCGGGTTCCACATGGTGCTGGGCGACGCCCCCTGGGACAACCGCGGGGAGAGGACAGCCGGCCCCACACGGTTCTACTGGAACATCGAAAGCCGCGGCGCCGCGCCCCTGGTCGCGGCGGTCTCCCGACACCTCAACGCGGCCGAAGTGCCCTACCGGGCGAAGGTCTTGAACAACCCGTCCGCCTACAACCGGCCCGATGCCGGAGTGCTGTACGTGCCCGCGGAACACCTGGCGCGCGCGGAGCCGATCATCCACGAGATCCACCGTGAAATGGCCGGGCACCTCCAGGCCGGCGTACCTCCGTTCACCAGGCGCCTGGCGCCGGGCCTGGGTACCGCCCAGGACCCCGGGAACGGACGCAGTTTCGGTCAGCATTGCAGTTCGCTGGTGGCGCGGGGGGTGTGGTCGGCGCACGAGGAGGGAACGGACGACCGCGCCGCCAGACTCCGGTCCGTCGCAGCGGAGTTCCGTCTCGACGGCCGCGACCCCGAGACACCCCACACCCGTACGGGCTCCCCCGACATCCGCCCCCTACCGGAGCGGCGGGCCCGCCGATCGGTCCGTCCAGGTCCACCGGAACCTGACACGCTCCTGGCCGCCGCGGGCCGTATCGGGCGCGACCTGTGCGCACGCGCGATCTGGGACAGCGCGAAGCGACGGTGCACCTGGACGGGCCGACCGCGTACGCCGGGCGGACGTGCCGGTTCAGCCCCGCAACGATCGGCCACTCTGGATCCCTACCTGTACGGCGGCCTGAGCGGCGTCGCTCTGTTTCTGGCCGAACTGGCCGAACTGGCCGAACTGGCCGAACTTTCCGAATCCCTCGGCCGGATCGGCGGCGACGACCTCCGGCGCACCGCGCACGCGGCCCTGACCTGCGCGATCCAGCAGGCCGAACGGACGACTGGGACATCGGAGAAACTCGAACTCGGCTTCCACTACGGAGCCGCCGGTCTCGCCTTCGCCGCATGGCGCCTACAGGCACGCCACGGATACGACGTGGACCTCCACCGCGTCCACGCCGTCATGGAACACGCCGTGACCGGCCGCGAACCGTCCGACCCGGACGACTTCCTCAGCGGCCGGGCCTCCGCCGTCACCACCATGCTCTTCCTGGAGCGCCAACCGGGCTGGGACCGCTACGGAATGTGGGCACGGGCCCTGGGCGAGGAACTCCGCGCCTCCACCGAACGGACTTTCACCCGCCCGTGGCCCACAGAGCCCCCTCCACTGACCGGCCTCTCGCACGGCGCGGCCGGCATCGGCGCCGCTCTGCTTGAGCTGTACGCGTACTCCCGCGACGATGCCTTCCTGCACGCGGGTCGCAAGGCGTTCGCCTACGAGGACGCGCTCTACGACCCGGCCGAGCGGAACTGGCCCGACCTGCGCTCACCGCAGAACCCGGACGCCGACCATGACGCGGGTTTCGCCGTCACCTGGTGTCACGGGGCCCCCGGCATCGCGCTCGCCCGCCTCCGGGCGAGTCAACTCGACGTCGAACACCGGGACGTACACGAGCGGTGGGCCCGCGTCGCCCTCGCGACCACCCGTGCGACGCTGCGGCAGATCACCCGCCCCGAGCAAGTGGACCCCGGCGCCTGCCATGGTGTGTCCGGGCTGATCGAGACCCTGTGGATCGGCGGACACGCTCTCGACGACCCCGCGAGCCGCACCGCTGCGAGCGAAGCGGGACACCGCCTGGCGGACATCGGTACGGGTCACGACGCGGGTGTCGATGTGGGCGGTGTGGGCGTCGGTACGGGTCACGACGTGGGCGTCCACGCGGGCGTCGATACCGGCCGCGATGTGGCTGCCCCTGGCGCCCCTTCGCATCCGACCTTCCCGCTCTCCCGCACGGCCACCCCGTCCCTCATGGTGGGAGACGCGGGAGTCGGCTACCAGTTCCTGCGCCTGGCCCGTCCCCGATCGGTCCCTTCCCTGCTCACCCCGCACCGGGGCTAG
- a CDS encoding type 1 glutamine amidotransferase domain-containing protein, protein MRILMPLPDHDFDVTEVAVPWQTLTEAGHEVVVATERQGIVPAADPRLLDGVLLGRLGAEPEPRRIYRRMVADPRFRAVVAWQDLVAADYDGLLLAGGHAAGMRQYLGSTVLRLKVAEFWRLGRPVAAICHGPLVLARAQDPAIGRSVLYGRRTTCLPKYLERSAYLLTAWRLGRYYRTYPAYVQDEITAALAAPSDFLRGPRTVSQRDTATDHRPAFVVEDGNYLSARWPGDAHLFAQRFLTMLEKSAET, encoded by the coding sequence ATGCGGATACTGATGCCCCTGCCCGACCATGACTTCGATGTCACCGAAGTGGCCGTTCCCTGGCAGACGCTCACCGAGGCGGGCCATGAGGTGGTCGTCGCGACGGAGCGGCAGGGGATCGTCCCCGCCGCTGACCCGAGACTGCTAGACGGTGTCCTCCTCGGCAGACTCGGCGCGGAGCCCGAGCCTCGGCGGATCTACCGCCGTATGGTGGCCGACCCCCGCTTCCGTGCTGTTGTGGCCTGGCAGGATCTCGTAGCAGCCGACTACGACGGTCTGCTGCTGGCAGGAGGGCACGCCGCCGGAATGCGGCAGTACCTGGGCTCGACGGTGCTGCGGTTGAAGGTCGCCGAATTCTGGCGGCTGGGGCGGCCGGTCGCGGCCATCTGCCACGGGCCGCTGGTGCTCGCCCGCGCACAGGACCCGGCCATCGGCCGCAGTGTGCTGTACGGGCGCCGCACCACCTGCCTGCCCAAGTACCTGGAGCGCTCCGCCTATCTGCTGACGGCCTGGCGCCTCGGCCGCTACTACCGCACCTACCCGGCCTACGTGCAGGACGAGATCACGGCCGCCCTCGCCGCACCGTCCGACTTCCTGCGCGGCCCGCGCACGGTGTCACAGCGGGACACGGCCACCGACCATCGCCCGGCCTTCGTCGTGGAGGACGGCAACTACCTGTCCGCGCGCTGGCCCGGCGACGCCCACCTCTTCGCGCAGCGGTTCCTCACCATGCTGGAGAAGAGCGCCGAAACCTGA
- the panD gene encoding aspartate 1-decarboxylase has translation MLRTMFKSKIHRATVTQAELHYVGSVTVDADLLDAADLLPGELVHIVDITNGARLETYTIAGERGSGVVGINGAAAHLVHPGDLVILMSYAQVDDAEARAMVPRVVHVDGDNRIVALGSDTSEPVPGSATGRGPHTQAPARTGLTA, from the coding sequence ATGCTGCGCACCATGTTCAAATCCAAGATCCACCGGGCCACGGTCACCCAGGCAGAGCTGCACTACGTCGGCTCCGTGACCGTCGACGCCGACCTTCTCGACGCGGCGGATCTCCTGCCCGGTGAGCTGGTCCACATTGTCGACATCACCAACGGCGCGAGGCTGGAGACGTACACCATCGCCGGGGAGCGCGGCTCGGGTGTCGTGGGGATCAATGGAGCCGCCGCCCATCTGGTCCACCCCGGCGACCTCGTGATCCTGATGAGCTACGCCCAGGTCGACGACGCCGAGGCGCGTGCCATGGTCCCGCGTGTGGTGCACGTCGACGGTGACAACCGGATCGTGGCGCTCGGGTCGGACACCTCCGAGCCGGTGCCGGGGAGCGCGACCGGGCGCGGTCCGCATACGCAGGCCCCGGCACGCACGGGACTGACCGCGTAG
- a CDS encoding class I SAM-dependent DNA methyltransferase, whose translation MNEDGWLADTRTSYDTVAAEYAELTRHILDEAPEERAALALFADLVRAQGGGPVADVGCGTGRITGHLRDLGLDAFGIDLSPGMIEVARRDHPGVRFDLGSMTDLALADASVTGLVAWYSLIHIPDDEISSVLAHFRRVLRPGGPLLLGFHVGDASRLKTEGYGGHPMKVHVHRRQHHQTIEWLNEAGFAVETHRTLTSAESKLGGITLARRQP comes from the coding sequence CTGAACGAAGATGGCTGGCTGGCGGATACGCGGACGTCTTATGACACCGTCGCGGCAGAATACGCAGAGTTGACGCGTCACATTCTGGACGAAGCACCTGAAGAACGCGCGGCCTTGGCCCTGTTCGCCGACCTGGTGCGTGCCCAAGGCGGTGGGCCGGTCGCGGACGTGGGGTGCGGGACAGGCAGGATCACAGGCCACCTGCGGGACCTCGGCCTGGACGCGTTCGGCATCGATCTGTCACCTGGAATGATCGAAGTGGCCCGTCGTGATCACCCCGGTGTGCGGTTCGACCTCGGTTCCATGACGGACCTCGCCTTGGCCGACGCCTCGGTGACCGGCCTGGTCGCCTGGTACTCACTGATCCACATTCCCGACGACGAGATCAGCTCGGTTCTTGCGCATTTCCGTCGAGTGCTGCGGCCCGGTGGGCCTTTGCTGCTCGGCTTCCATGTCGGCGACGCATCGCGGTTGAAGACTGAAGGGTATGGCGGGCACCCGATGAAGGTCCATGTCCATCGTCGGCAGCACCATCAGACGATTGAGTGGCTCAACGAAGCCGGCTTCGCCGTCGAGACGCACAGGACTCTCACCTCTGCCGAGAGCAAGCTGGGAGGGATCACCCTCGCCCGACGTCAACCGTGA